In Pseudomonas coleopterorum, the genomic window TAATTCCTTAAATTCGGTTTCAGGTGCGCGTTGGCATTAAACGGTGAAGGCATCTTGCAGCAGTTTGGCTTGCTGCTCGGCATGCATCGAAGCGTAACCACAAGCCGGGGCGGCCGATGCGTCACGGCCGGCATACTCGAGGACCAGGGTCTTCTTGTGATTGCTCATGCTGCGGCGCAAGTGATGCTGACTGCTGTACCAGGCACCCTGGTTCATCGGTTCTTCCTGACACCAGACCACGTGCTCCAGATTGGTGTAGGCAGCGATCGCTTCCATCAAGTCGTCTTCAGGGAACGGATACAGCTGCTCGATACGCACGATGGCGACATCTTCGCGGCCTTCGGCGCGGCGCTTCTCCAGCAGGTCGTAGTAGACTTTGCCGCTGCACAGCACCAGACGCGTCACCTTGGCGGCGTCCAGGGTATCGATTTCCGGGATGACGGTCTGGAACGAACCTTCAGCCAGGTCTTCCAGGGTCGACACCGCGAGCTTGTGACGCAGCAGCGACTTGGGCGTGAGCACGATCAGCGGCTTGCGCAGCGGACGGATCACCTGACGACGCAGCAGATGGTAGATCTGCGCGGGCGTGGTGGGCACGCACACCTGAATGTTGTGCTCGGCGCACAGCTGCAGGTAACGCTCCAGACGCGCCGACGAGTGCTCCGGGCCCTGCCCTTCGTAGCCGTGCGGCAGCAGCATGGTCAGACCGCACAGACGGCCCCACTTGTGCTCGCCGCTGGTGATGAACTGGTCGACCACGACCTGTGCACCGTTGGCGAAGTCACCGAACTGCGCTTCCCAGATCACCAACGCGTTGGGCGAGGTGGTCGAGTAGCCGTATTCGAACGCCAGAACCGCCTCTTCGGACAGGAACGAGTCGTACAGATCGAAGCGCGGCTGGCCGTTGTACAGGTTCTGCAGCGGAATGTAGGTCGCCGCATCCTTCTGGTTGTGCAACACCGCATGGCGGTGCGAGAAGGTGCCGCGGCCGATGTCCTGGCCGGTCATGCGGATCGGGTGACCTTCGAAGGCCAAGGTGGCGTACGCCATGGTCTCGGCATAGCCCCAGTTGATCGGCAAGCCACCGGCCTGCATCTTCTGGCGATCTTCGTAGATCTTGGACACCTGGCGCTGCACGACGAAGCCTTCGGGAATTTCCAGCAGCTTGGCGGACAGTTCCTGCAGGGTCTTGAGGTCGAAGCGCGTGTCATGGCGCGCCGTCCAGGCATGGCCCAGGTAAGGACGCCAGTCGACGAACAATTCCTTGTTCGGTTCCTTGACCAGGCTCTTGACCACATGCAGACCGTTGTCCAGCGCATTGCGGTACTCGTCGATCTGGCTCTGCACGCTGCCTTCGTCGAGCACGCCGGCCTTGATCAGGCTTTCGGCATACAGCTCGCGGGTGGTGCGCTGCTTGGCGATCTGCTGGTACATCAGCGGCTGGGTGCCACTTGGCTCGTCGGCCTCGTTGTGGCCGCGACGGCGGTAGCACACCAGGTCGATGACCACGTCGCGCTTGAACTGCATGCGGTAGTCGATGGCCAGCTGGGTGACGAACACCACGGCTTCCGGATCATCGCCGTTCACGTGCAGGATCGGCGCCTGGATCATCTTGGCCACGTCGGTCGCGTACTCGGTGGAGCGCGCGTCGTACGGGTTGCTGATGGTGAAACCAACCTGGTTGTTGATCACGATGTGCACGGTACCGCCGGTCTTGAAACCGCGGGTCTGCGACATCTGGAAGGTTTCCATGACCACGCCCTGGCCGGCGAATGCAGCGTCGCCGTGCAGCGAGATCGGCAGCACCTTGTCGCCGACCGCATCGTTGCGACGGTCCTGGCGGGCACGTACCGAACCCTCGACCACCGGAGAAACGATCTCCAGGTGGGACGGGTTGAACGCCATGGCCAGGTGCACTTCGCCACCTGCGGTCATCACGTTGGACGAGAAACCCTGGTGGTACTTGACGTCACCGGAGCCCAGCTCGACCTTCTTCTT contains:
- a CDS encoding 2-oxoglutarate dehydrogenase E1 component encodes the protein MQESVMQRMWNSAHLSGGNAAYVEELYELYLHDPNAVPEEWRTYFQKLPAEGSTATDVAHSTIRDHFVLLAKNQRRAQPVSAGSVSSEHEKKQVEVLRLIQAYRMRGHQAAQLDPLGLWQRPAPADLSINHYGMTNADLDTTFRAGDLFIGKEEASLREILEALQQTYCRTIGAEFTHITDSEQRSWFQQRLESVRGRPSFSAEIRSHVLERVTAAEGLEKYLGTKYPGTKRFGLEGGEALIPMLDEMIQRSGSYGTKEVVIGMAHRGRLNVLVNTFGKNPRDLFDEFEGKKKVELGSGDVKYHQGFSSNVMTAGGEVHLAMAFNPSHLEIVSPVVEGSVRARQDRRNDAVGDKVLPISLHGDAAFAGQGVVMETFQMSQTRGFKTGGTVHIVINNQVGFTISNPYDARSTEYATDVAKMIQAPILHVNGDDPEAVVFVTQLAIDYRMQFKRDVVIDLVCYRRRGHNEADEPSGTQPLMYQQIAKQRTTRELYAESLIKAGVLDEGSVQSQIDEYRNALDNGLHVVKSLVKEPNKELFVDWRPYLGHAWTARHDTRFDLKTLQELSAKLLEIPEGFVVQRQVSKIYEDRQKMQAGGLPINWGYAETMAYATLAFEGHPIRMTGQDIGRGTFSHRHAVLHNQKDAATYIPLQNLYNGQPRFDLYDSFLSEEAVLAFEYGYSTTSPNALVIWEAQFGDFANGAQVVVDQFITSGEHKWGRLCGLTMLLPHGYEGQGPEHSSARLERYLQLCAEHNIQVCVPTTPAQIYHLLRRQVIRPLRKPLIVLTPKSLLRHKLAVSTLEDLAEGSFQTVIPEIDTLDAAKVTRLVLCSGKVYYDLLEKRRAEGREDVAIVRIEQLYPFPEDDLMEAIAAYTNLEHVVWCQEEPMNQGAWYSSQHHLRRSMSNHKKTLVLEYAGRDASAAPACGYASMHAEQQAKLLQDAFTV